TATCTGAAAGCACACCATCCTCTTGACAGAGAGCAAGCAAGAacttctttaaattttatcgtTTTGAAATACGTTAAAGTTGTAACTTGTAAGGAATTTGTAATTGTAAGTGAGTGTGAGTTAAATTTCTCACCTACAActatattaattaaaatgtcTATTCTACCCtctgcacaaaagaaaaggtatGAATGTTATGGTGCAGTGCATTGTGCATGATttgcttccttttttagtAAAGGACTCTAACTTCAAGATGAAATAATGTGTAtgtatttacctttttttggtttagtgCTCTTGACGTCAGTTCTGTTCGATGTCAAAAATGTCTAGAAATGGGTCATTGGACTTATGAATGTAAAGGAAAGCGAAAACATGTTGACAGACCAACAAGAACTGACCAACTGAAAAAATCTATAAAGCAAATTGAGACAGGAACATATGAGGAAAAGCCAGATCTTAACAAGTATGtagtcaaattttaattaccataataattaatttaataaattttaaatgagaaGGTTGTTTTCACTACTGTCTGCAACACATTTTGAACTAGTTAATAATCCTGATCCAAGATTTTACCTATTCAGTAAAGTTAAATTGGATGAAGTAGCTATTTTAAatatcattttccatttttcttattccataacctaggaaaacaaaaacaagcaaaGATAAAAAGGTAAGACAAAACTCATCCAGTTCGTCAGGTTCCTCTACAGAAGATAGTGAAGAATCAAGCAGTGACTCAGGTACCAAAATAAATTAGACATGGATGCTATAGCACAAGTATTTCATCTTGGTAATCTGATCAAATAGGTAGCGATGATTCAGATAGCAGCAGTACCGGAAGTGGAAGTACAAGCAGCGATTCATCGTCGTCTAGCAGCTCAGATTCTAGTTCGTCAGAATCAGAAGAtgaccaaagaaacaaaaacaaaaaaaaatctagaaaGCAGTAGCACCATAGACTTTTTCAATCTTATGTGGACattctaaattttaattagtcTGCAGTAATTTTGAATATGTTTGCGGATATCTGTTTGAATCCTGAACTTGATTTTACCATTCTAGTTGAATGACTGGAAATggctatttcattttttataagCGATGAGTGAAATGGTTGCTCTGTGATGACGGGTAATACAAGAGAATTTTGATCCCTTAATGATTAATCAATGTCTATCTTATAATAAGTTTCTAGATTGGGTGGTTTTGTGCATGAAAATGGTGCAGACcagctttaaaaaatgagaataattCACAAGACAGAGGAGTCCAAATGACTAGCAAGGGCAGTTGTGGAAAAATGGATATAATTATATGCTCCATTACGAAAATATCTAATTATATCACCATTAAATCATGGtttacgaataaaaaaaacgtattgTCCCAAAGTTTAAagatcagtaaaaaaaaaaccttgaatcCTTTTCAGGGAATGCGACTCACTAAAGAGTAGCAtctaaaaatgattgaatatgttttgtttgtacTTCATTGGAAGGAtgagttttttaaatgacgGAACTCAGCGTGTCGTCGAGCGAGAGAGGAATACGCGTAGACATCCAGGATTAACCTGTTCAAACcttaattaaaagaaaaccttgAGATAACCGAGTAAAGGCGAATTCATTCAACAATAACCTACCCATATTTCTTCTGCCGAAGGAACGTAACAACTGCTGGTTTAATTCGTGGTTTGCCATTTTGACTGTTATTTCCTCTGCCTGTTATCACTTGAATTACAGTTCTTCCCTCTAAGAAAAAGGCCACAGAAGATTCAtatcaatttgaataatataatagacgaaaatagaattttcttttaaattaaacgaaTAGAAAGTCAACATAAAAGCCTTGTCGTAATTCTTCCCTTTCTTTATCCTGTGTTATGTGCGTGGTATGTGCCATTACTGCCAACGCTTATTCTATAAATAGTACCTCGGATATTTTCAACTATGAAGGATTCCAAGCACGTTAAAGCTTCAACGACATGCAACTCGTGCAAGTCAATAGTCCGTTCGTCTTGGtgagcatttttttcttccactatTTGTAAAGCTGCCTGCTGATTGCATTTTTTATACAATTCTGCATAGCGCCGACtctgaatttttgaatatatgGAATGTTAATTTGATAATAACAAATAGGATCAACACAAAATGTTCACCTCGCTGGAGTAATACATGGCTGCCGCGGACATGCCCCTTTGATGATATTCTTGGGCTTGAGCAGAATACTGTTGTCGCAGTTTGTTATAGAgactatagagagagagaaaaaaacggataATTAATATTACTTAAATTCGAAACCAAAAATATCGGATATATAATTACAAAGCTTCTGTTCGCAAATTACGTGATTCCTGTGGTGACGATTTGGCTTCGCGGTTCTATGAATTCAATTAAGCCACACTTATTTAACAAAtaatcaacaaacaaacaatgacTGGATTCACCGGTGTTTTTGGTTGCGTTTCTTCTCTAGCTGGTGGTGGGTTGGCAGAAATAATTTGGGTCTTTGGTGGTGGGTTTGTTCCCAGGGAAGCATTTAAGGCTGTTACAGTATGAGAGTAATTGTAGTTATTCGCTTCGAACAAAGCGTCAAGTGCCAGTGGATCGACATTAGGATAATTTTCCTGCAACATCTGAAATGATATTTTGGTGGATAGGCTTTCGCGTAATTCTTTTCGTTCTGCATTTCTCTGTTTAAAGCGAGACAAATGTTAACAAAACTGATAACAAAAATCAATCTGTagataaaaatgatgaaatactGACCTCATCTTGTACCAATTGCATAGCGAGCTCAAAGTCCATAATATTCTGTAGCTCTCCATTATCTGCAGTAGCGGTTGCCAATTCCTCATCCTTACTTATTAAGCTGGAGCACCAGTGCAAATAAATCTGTTCGGCTAACGACCAAGGGATATCGAAGCTGACGGGATTCGACTGATTGGCAGATAATGGTCGTTTTGCTTTCAAATCAGGAACACCAAACAATTTAATTAACTGCTGGACAAATGAAGGATCCAAAGTCATGGGAATCATAGGTCCAGACTCCACCTTTACTTCCTCCTCCAATAAAGGAGGACTAACCACAGGAAACGGTTGAAGCAGATCCACGCCCAATATGTTTTCAATACCATTTGGATCGATCCGACAATCGGTTCCATTTGTTGGCTGTTCTCCCAGTGAAGGAAAACTAGCAAAACACAATAAATTCGTAGCTTCATTTTTGGgttgattttcaaaagaagataaaCTTCCTGAGCTGTTTGATGTAGAAATAATGTCAGAGACTTGATTATGACCATGTCGGTACTTCTGAAGTTGAGATGCTCTGAACTGATTATAATCTTTGCCGCATATTCGGCGGGTCTGTTCGCTAATGGTATCAGTTAATTGAAAGCAATCTTCTATGTGTTTCCTTACACTCTCCGTCTCCTCAGATGTTGCTGATGCAGTCGAAAGAGATTGTTGGGATGTCTCAGAAGACGTCACagaatttgtttcttcttctttagcttGTTGGGAAACATTTTCTATGGTTTCGTTACACGATTTTGCAACGATGTTGTCGGGATTCGGTGTTTCTTCAGATGGATCGATATCgatttccagatctaaataaTTTGAGACTTCGTTCGCGCACTCGTATCCCGAATCTAGCAGCACGTTCACGGCCCTGATTaacaaattattcatttaataaACAACGAATTGGAGATTATAAAAAGTTCAATTTACCATGTCAAGTCACCGTTACATTGCTTCAATATGTCTGCAAGATCCCCCGTTTCCTTAGTCGGGAAGTAAGATTTTAAAATCGCAAGGGCTTCTCGAGTCGCGAGTTCCTCAACAATTTCATCTGTAAGGCATCCTTTATCCAGAGAGAACTTTGAACTACAAGGCTTTTTCCCTAAATCAGGTACAAAATGAGATGATTGAATGGATCGGTTACGCGCAGTCAGCTCACGAAGTGGGGGCTCCGATTCGAACAACGAAGTCTGAATCGCAGCTTCGCTTGTTAACGGCTTGAAACCAGTGGCTGTATCCGTTGTCATTAAGACGTCTGGTGGCGGACCAATGATGGCCTTTGGTAAGGCCGTGTTTTCAGCAGAGAATGGGAGGACGTGAGGAAGAGATGCACTTTTTTCGATGGCTTGTTCGTTGCAACAGTTTGTGTTAGTTACATTGACCAAGCTGGATGAAGtagaaattttaaagtttgAATCTGGCGGTTCTCTTTGGGGAGAGGGTAGTATCTGCGGATTTTCGATACGATTAATGCTCGTACGGTTTCCTTCAAATGTCTGGTTCATTTTAAGCCGGCAATTTTCAATAACCATGGAAATATCAATCACGACCCTTTGCTTTTCCAgcatttctcttattttttcacgTGGTACGcgatgaatatttttttgagaCAGTACACGAGCATCATCTTTCCATGGAGTATTCGGTTCAACCAACTCGACTAAGTAATTATATCTGTTTAaatgatataaaaatattgttatacAGCAATTTTGTGGatgatttaattaataataataataattaataagcATTTAATTATTACCTCAGAGCCATGAAGATGTATGGTTGCATTTCCCATGCTTCCAAATTTGTGTTGTCAATCACAACAGGATTTGTTCCAGATTTCAGTGCTTCATTTGCCCTTTTTTGGTTCCACTCATGAGCATCTCCCAGCTGATTGCGATCAAAAAGGTACTGACCTTGATAGTTGATGAAGTAATCATCAGCACTAAAA
This DNA window, taken from Daphnia pulex isolate KAP4 chromosome 2, ASM2113471v1, encodes the following:
- the LOC124208430 gene encoding uncharacterized protein LOC124208430, with the protein product MSSNQNNSFHRQVDLRRVDLTNGVETSQDHSSSISSSAQNVETKFSLDDLKAMFKSAIDAEVVEMIWQDSNENSDIALTFLTEMSPRLPVSPPITTTAKANSWSIVLGKDDSKPFTVNLGAKPKTIVKEKHWMMDLIETRIKRQEKLLIIMRGVPGSGKSYLAHQIKGDGVVFSADDYFINYQGQYLFDRNQLGDAHEWNQKRANEALKSGTNPVVIDNTNLEAWEMQPYIFMALRYNYLVELVEPNTPWKDDARVLSQKNIHRVPREKIREMLEKQRVVIDISMVIENCRLKMNQTFEGNRTSINRIENPQILPSPQREPPDSNFKISTSSSLVNVTNTNCCNEQAIEKSASLPHVLPFSAENTALPKAIIGPPPDVLMTTDTATGFKPLTSEAAIQTSLFESEPPLRELTARNRSIQSSHFVPDLGKKPCSSKFSLDKGCLTDEIVEELATREALAILKSYFPTKETGDLADILKQCNGDLTWAVNVLLDSGYECANEVSNYLDLEIDIDPSEETPNPDNIVAKSCNETIENVSQQAKEEETNSVTSSETSQQSLSTASATSEETESVRKHIEDCFQLTDTISEQTRRICGKDYNQFRASQLQKYRHGHNQVSDIISTSNSSGSLSSFENQPKNEATNLLCFASFPSLGEQPTNGTDCRIDPNGIENILGVDLLQPFPVVSPPLLEEEVKVESGPMIPMTLDPSFVQQLIKLFGVPDLKAKRPLSANQSNPVSFDIPWSLAEQIYLHWCSSLISKDEELATATADNGELQNIMDFELAMQLVQDERNAERKELRESLSTKISFQMLQENYPNVDPLALDALFEANNYNYSHTVTALNASLGTNPPPKTQIISANPPPAREETQPKTPNREAKSSPQESRNLRTEAFLYNKLRQQYSAQAQEYHQRGMSAAAMYYSSESRRYAELYKKCNQQAALQIVEEKNAHQDERTIDLHELHVVEALTCLESFIVENIREGRTVIQVITGRGNNSQNGKPRIKPAVVTFLRQKKYGFEQVNPGCLRVFLSRSTTR